In Candidatus Delongbacteria bacterium, the genomic stretch TGGAAGTGATCTGGGCCCATGATCCCAAGGTGCTGGTACATTCCCCCAACCGGTCTTCCCAGGATGCCCGGCATGACACGAAGAGGAGCGTGATCCATGCCCAAGCGCACTGAGCAGGTTCTGCTCACCAATGGCGATCTCATCGTGTCCAAGCTTGGCCTGCTGGTGTTCCTGGGAGTGTTCCTGCTGGGACTGGGCGCCGGTCAGGCCCTCTGGACCGCCAGTTACCGGGCCTTCTTCGTCTGGCTGGCCTTCAGCCTGCTGGCAGGTGGCGCGCGGGTGGCCTGGAAGTACAATGACTACCAGCGCCGCGAGCGCGAACTGCTGGAAGCCATCGAGCGCTCGAAACAGCAGTTGATGGCGCGCGAAGAAGAGACCCGCAAGCGGCAGCAGCAACTCAATACCCTGTTCGAAGCCACGAGGCGGGTACCGGACGAACAGGAGGAGAACGCCGACGAGACCGAGGACGAGCCTCGGCGCCCGGTGATTCCCGGCAGCCGGCATCACTGATGCCCCACGTCGTCCGGTGCGACACACCGGATGACCACACGAACCGACAGCAAGCAACAGGAAGCCTCGCGCGCGCGGGCGGGGCAGTACAGGGCAAGAGCAGCGAGGAACGACCATGGCAATCAAAGCCGATCACTTGTGGGACGCCTGGGCGAAGAACCGCAACGAGGAAGGCAAGAAGAACCTGCTGGTGGCCTACATGCCCCTGGTCAAGCAGGTGGCCAGCCGCATGAAGATGTCGCTGCCTCATTCCGTTCATCTGGATGATCTGATCGGATCGGGCATCATGGGCCTGATCAATTCGGTCGAGAACTTCAATCCCGAGCTGGGCTTCAAGTTCGAAACCTATGCGGTGCCGCGAATCCGGGGCGCGATCCTCGACGGTCTGCGCGACTACGACTGGGTGCCGCGCTCGATCCGGGCCAAGGAAAAGCTGCTTGAGTCCACGGTGGTCAAGATGGAAGCCGAGTTGGGGCGCATCCCCACCGACGACGAGATCGCCGGCAAACTGGATATCAGTGTCAGCGAGTACTACAAGTTGCTGGATGACGTGAGCGCCACCACCCTGCTGTCCTTCGACCGTCCCTTCACCGGGGATCAGGGTCAGGCGTCCAGCCTCTACGATCTGGTGGAGGACATGCACAATGACTCGCCCCTCGACCTGATCGAGCGCAAGGAGATCAAGAAGACCCTGATCCAGCTGATCAACAAGCTGCCCGAGCAGGAGAAACTGGTGATCGCGCTGTATTACTACGAGGAACTGACGCTCAAGGAGATCGGCAAGGTGCTGGACATCTCGGAAAGCCGGGTCAGCCAGATCCATACCAAGATCATCCTCAGCATGAAGAACCGCATCCGCCAGATGCTGACGGTGTAGGAGACCGCCCGGGTGCGCCCCCTGGAACCCGGCAGCCCCGCACGACGCGTCCGGGCGCTGGATCCGACTCATGGTACCGGGCTCAAAGGCCGGCGTGCGGGCGACGATGCATTCCGTGACCTGCTGGACGATGCACTGGACCGCGATGCGCCTCAACCCGACACCCCCGAGGAACCCGGACAACCCGAGGACCCGGTGGAGCTGGGACCCGTGGAAGCCAGCGAGAGCGATGGGCTGGATCGGGTCGAGATCCGCAGCCGCGAACTCACCCGGGTCACCGGAGAGCCAATGGCGGATGCCGCACCCGGAAACGCCCGGACGGACAGGGAAGAGGACACTCCCGCGACGACGCCCCCACCCGAGGGGGGACCACATCGCCTGGATCTGAAGGCCTGATGAGCATTCCCGAAACCGAAAAGCGCATCCAGACCATCATCCAGGGCATCCTCGAGCTGCCCTCGCTTCCGACTGTGGTGGCGAAGATCGTCGAGCTGGTGGACAACCCCAAGACCAACGCGCGCACCCTGGCGCGCCTGATTTCCTCGGACCCCGCCCTCACCGCACGGATTCTCAAGCTGGCCAACAGTGCCTACTACGGCTTTCCCCGCCGCATCGGCACGATCAATCTGGCCATCGTCGTGCTGGGCTTCAATTCGGTGCGCGACCTGGCCGTAAGCGCCAGCATCGTCGATCGACTGAATCTTGATCCAACCAGTCAACGCTTCGACATGTCGCGCTTCTGGGACCACAGCCTGGGTGTGGCGATCGCGGCCCGCATGCTGCTCAAGCTGGGCAGCGCACGCGTGGTGGGCGAAGCTTTCGTGGCGGGCTTGCTGCATGACATCGGGCGTCTGGTGATCGTGCGCTACATGCCCCGGGAATTCGGCGAGATCTCGGCCCTGGTCGAGAGCGAAGGCCTTGAACTCTGGGAAGCCGAACGCCAGGTACTGAAGATGGATCACGCCCAGATCGGTGGACTGCTGTGTCGCTACTGGCACCTGCCCGAGAACCTCTGCGAAGCGATCAACTGGCATCACAATCCGATGGGTCAGGAGAAACCCGAACTGCTGACAGCCCTGGTGCACGTGGCCGACCAGCTGGTGCGTCACTGCGAAGGCCCCGACAATCCGGAAGGCGGCAGCCAGATCCTGTTGGATGACCTCACCAACATGCTGGGCATGCGCCGCAACGAGGACGGCGAAGTGGATCTGGACTGGTATGCGGAACGCTACCAGGAAGAATCCCAGAAGGCCGAAACCTTCAGGGGGCTGGTCCAGGGCCGCGAGATTCCCGGGGAAGACGAATGAACGCACCCGACGACGGACTGCGCAAACTGGACCGCCAGCATCTTGAAGAGCTGGTCAACGAACTGCGCGGCACGCGCCTCGAACTGCTGAGCAGCCTCGAGGAACTGCGTGAAATCCAGAGCCTGGCCCGCACCATTCGCAGCACCAGTGATCTCTCGCAGATCCTCGCGGGACTCAGGCTGATCGTCAGCCGGGTGCTGCCGGTGCCCGAACTGGGGCTTTACCTCTCCAGCAGCCAGATGGCCAGCCAGGATGTCTTTCCCAATCCTCCGGCTCTGGACGAGGTCTATGCCAGCCTGGTGGAAGAGGGCATCGTCGACTGGGTCATCGACGAAGGCCGGGCCACGGTGATCCCCGACCCGGAAGACCAGAATCCCGACCTGAGCGACGTGCTGGTGCCCCTGCTGGTGATGGGTCAGGAACTGGGCATGATGCTTGTGCAGAGCCCCATCGAAAAGGAGCAGGTCACCGCCCAGATGCTGGACCTGCTCAGT encodes the following:
- a CDS encoding HDOD domain-containing protein; amino-acid sequence: MSIPETEKRIQTIIQGILELPSLPTVVAKIVELVDNPKTNARTLARLISSDPALTARILKLANSAYYGFPRRIGTINLAIVVLGFNSVRDLAVSASIVDRLNLDPTSQRFDMSRFWDHSLGVAIAARMLLKLGSARVVGEAFVAGLLHDIGRLVIVRYMPREFGEISALVESEGLELWEAERQVLKMDHAQIGGLLCRYWHLPENLCEAINWHHNPMGQEKPELLTALVHVADQLVRHCEGPDNPEGGSQILLDDLTNMLGMRRNEDGEVDLDWYAERYQEESQKAETFRGLVQGREIPGEDE
- a CDS encoding FliA/WhiG family RNA polymerase sigma factor → MAIKADHLWDAWAKNRNEEGKKNLLVAYMPLVKQVASRMKMSLPHSVHLDDLIGSGIMGLINSVENFNPELGFKFETYAVPRIRGAILDGLRDYDWVPRSIRAKEKLLESTVVKMEAELGRIPTDDEIAGKLDISVSEYYKLLDDVSATTLLSFDRPFTGDQGQASSLYDLVEDMHNDSPLDLIERKEIKKTLIQLINKLPEQEKLVIALYYYEELTLKEIGKVLDISESRVSQIHTKIILSMKNRIRQMLTV